From a region of the Syngnathoides biaculeatus isolate LvHL_M chromosome 2, ASM1980259v1, whole genome shotgun sequence genome:
- the LOC133495512 gene encoding SAM pointed domain-containing Ets transcription factor-like: protein MTEPCMMLWMGNSGSDHTGSTEHSSLRTSPPCETTTTWDEEMGDIKPCYTFLVLPQLSRPGLYPTGYEFVNEEPQMAEAAALPGHVLGTPEPNPPVPSSAQNPPFNVECEAEEYCLEQVQSMVVGEVLSDVNKACKLLNIAPDPLDWNCMHVYKWLLWTEHLYQLPHMSTLFKELNGRDMCSMTEGDFRQRSSQFGGMVYAHLDIWRSAAAMKGQCSLEDMKSANNGSWCNCPSQPIHLWQFLQELLLKPHSYSCCIRWINKEKGIFKIEDSAHVARLWGIRKNRPAMNYDKLSRSIRQYYKKGIIRKPDVSRRLVYQFVNPI, encoded by the exons ATGACGGAG ccttgCATGATGTTGTGGATGGGGAATTCAGGTTCTGATCACACGGGCTCCACAGAACATTCCTCTCTCCGCACGAGTCCCCCATGTGAGACTACGACGACCTGGGATGAGGAGATGGGTGACATCAAACCTTGCTACACTTTCTTGGTCCTCCCGCAGCTCAGCCGGCCAGGACTGTACCCTACCGGTTATGAGTTTGTGAACGAAGAACCGCAGATGGCAGAGGCTGCTGCTCTCCCCGGTCACGTTCTGGGAACTCCAGAGCCAAACCCGCCCGTGCCCAGCTCAGCTCAGAACCCTCCCTTCAACGTGGAGTGTGAAGCAGAGGAATACTGTCTGGAGCAGGTCCAGTCGATGGTGGTGGGAGAAGTGCTGAGCGATGTCAACAAAGCCTGCAAGCTACTTAACATCGCGCCAG ACCCACTAGACTGGAACTGCATGCATGTTTACAAGTGGCTGCTGTGGACGGAGCACTTGTACCAACTGCCGCATATGAGCACGCTCTTCAAGGAACTGAACGGAAGGGATATGTGTTCCATGACAGAGGGTGACTTCAGACAACGCTCCTCGCAGTTTGGAGGCATGGTGTATGCTCATCTGGACATCTGGCGATCTG CTGCAGCAATGAAAGGCCAGTGCTCACTAGAAGACATGAAGTCAG CAAACAACGGGTCTTGGTGCAACTGCCCCAGCCAGCCGATCCACTTGTGGCAGTTCCTTCAGGAGTTGCTCCTCAAGCCACACAGCTACAGCTGCTGCATTCGCTGGATCAACAAGGAGAAGG GAATTTTCAAAATCGAAGACTCGGCTCACGTGGCCCGGCTGTGGGGCATCAGGAAGAACCGTCCAGCAATGAACTACGACAAACTGAGTCGATCTATACGGCAGTACTACAAGAAGGGCATCATCCGAAAGCCGGATGTGTCGCGCAGACTGGTCTACCAGTTTGTCAATCCGATATGA